The DNA segment CACCGCGGCGTCGCCGTCGACGACCACGCCCTTGGCGTGAATCTTCTTGTACCTCCCTCGGGGGTCGGCCACCCGCGCGGTCAGCGGAATTCCCTCGCGGTCGGCGCGTTCGTTCAACCGCGCCGCCAGCGCCCGGTTGTCCTCCGCGACGTACCACGCGCTGGAGAGCAGGATTCGGACCTCGACGCCCCTGCGGGCCGCCCGTCGGGCGGCCCGCAGGAAGGGTTGGCCGGGACCGCCAATGGAGACTTGCTGGACGCGAATCGACTCGCGGGCCGAGTCGAGCAGGGAGACGACCGATTCCTCGGCGTTGTCCGGCGCGACGACGATGTTTGCGGACTCGACGGAGACGGTCCGGGGGTCGAAGTGGGAGGGGAACGACCCATTCTCCGGGCCGCCGGGTTCGAACGTTCGGCCCCGCCGGAACTCCCGCCACGGCACGGCGTCGCGCCACCCGGCGTCGGCCGTAAACACGGTTGCGAGGCGGTCTGCGGCCGCCTCGCTCCGTAAGACGACGCCCCACCCGCGGCTGGCCCGGCCGCCGGTCCCCGAGGGCTTCCAGTTCTCGGTGAGCACCAGCGCCCGGTCGTCTGCGACGGCGTACTTCGGGTGGTGGAAGGCGTAGCGCGCCAGCGGTCCGGCGACCACCCGGACCTCGATTCCCTTCCGGGCGAGTGAGTCGAGGAGTTCGGCCTGCCGGCTCGAGATACCCCCGACGGGCGCGCCCTCGACGAGTAGGCGGACCGTTGCCCCGCGACGGTCTGCGGCGACGAGCGCGTCGGCCGCCCGCTCGGAGGTGAACGTGTACCCCGCCAGCAGGAGTCGGTCGTCGGCGCTCCGGAGCGTCTCCACCGGAACGCCCGGCGCGTCGGGGAGGACGAACGTCCGGGCGCGAGCGGGGCCGACCGACGCGACCGGGAAGTCGGTCGCGCCGAGCGGCGTCCAGCGCCATGCGCCCGAGTCGGCGCGGTTCCAGCGCTCGCCCGCAGGGGCGTCAGCGTAGGTAACGTCGGGAGATCGGTCGGCCCGGCCGGCGCGAGCTCCAGCCGGGCCAACCAGCCGAACCGTCTCGCCGGCGTTCGACAGCGAGAGGTCGCCGTGGAGTCCGAGGACTCGAAGTTCGGTTCGGTTTCGGGCCGTCTCGGGGTCGGCCGAGAGCGCGACCCGGCCCGAGACGGTCGCGTCCGGGAGCGAGACGTTCGCCTCGCCGTCGGCGAGGCGGTACTCAGAGAGGTTCGTCGCCCGAGGGACGTCCAGGACCACGAACTCGCCGACGTCGTCGGGCGCGACGGGATTGGGGTAGACGGCCGCTATCGTCGGCGACCTTGTGGCGTTCGTCGCGTTCGTCCTATCCGAGGCATCCCACCCGGCCGCGGGCGGAACCGGGCGGGACCCCGCGCTCGCCGCCGGTGCGAGACAGACGGCCGCGAGGGACCCCGCGAGCAGAAGCGCGAGCACGACTCGGGCCGCGGGCGCGCGACGGACGAGGCGTTCCTGGCGCACCCCCACAGGTGGCCCCGGCTTCGAATTTAAACTCTCGGGGACCGGTGGATATTTGGCTCGTACGTCCGCCGGTGACCGTATGGACTACGTGCTGATGCTCGAACTCGCGGGATACGCGGTCGGGGCGCTGGGCGGCGTGCTGGTGTTCTTCGAGTTCTTCCAAACGCCGAGTTACATCTCGTACGAACCCGAGTTCAACGACTACAACGTCGACATCTCGCCGCACGAGGTCGAACAGTACACGTGGTCGGGGCGAATCGGGGCCTTCCTGCTGTCGGTGGCGTTCGCCCTGGAGTTCCTCGCGGCGTTGCTCGGCTGAACCGGCGACGGCCGCGGAACCGAAGCGCCGTCACTCGTCCCGTGGATGGACGACATCCCGGCAGTCGGGACACTCCGCGAACTTCGCGGGCGTGCCCTCCGACACGTACTCGATGAGAAGATAGTCGCGCGGGATGGCTCTGGCGCAGTTCGGGCATCGTCCGAGCGTCTTCGTTTCGGCTGACATGGCCCGTGTCCGTATTACACGAGGGAGAGGGCCATCTTTGTTATTGTCGTACTAACTAGACGTAACGCCCGATAGTGTGTCACAGAAAACCCCGACGAATCGGAAATGTAGCACTGAAATGCCGTAACTGGTGGTTACGGCGTCTTCTCGCCGGTCACGCGACCGTCTCGACGTCGTTCTCGACGGCCTTCTCGGCCTCGGACTGGACGAGGAAGTCGCGGTCGTCGCTGTACGGGCGGACCGCTTCGAGCGCGCGCTCGGTGCCGATCTGGTTGAGCGCCCACGCGGCGCTGGCGCGCACCTCGCCGGACTCGTCGTCGGCGAGCGTGTCGGCGAGCGGTTCGATGGCGCGCGTGTCGCCGATGAGGCCGAGCGAGCGGGCGGCCTGACTCCGGACGGAGGCGTCGTCGGCCACGAGCTGGTTGGCGACGTCCTGGGTGGTTTCCTCGCTGCCGATCTCGCCGATGGCCTTCAGCACGGGTTTGGCCATCCCGGGGTCGGCGTCGATGTAGTCGAGGATGGCGTCGAGTCCGTCCTCGTCGCCGATCTTGCCGATGATGTGGATGGCGGGCTTGTCGCGGCGCTGGGCGCGCTGTTTCATCGCGTCGAGCGACTCGGAGTTGCCCATCCGTTCGAGCGCCTCGACGCAATGTTCCTCCATGAAGTTCGACTGGAGCTTCTCCAGCGCGAGCAACACCATGTCGACGCGGTCGCGCTTCTCCCAAATCTTCAGCGCGTGCCACTCGGGCGGGTAGTCCTTGCGGTGGTCGAGCACGTCGAAGAAGCCCTCGGCCTGGAGCTGTTCGCGGGTCGAGAGGTCCTCCCACGTCTCGGCTTCCTCGACGCCCGCTTCGAGTTCCTCGGCGGCCGCCAGGAGTTCCTCGATGGTTTCGGCGTCGTCGTCGGGGTCGAGGCCGGCCTCGCCGATCGCGACCGCGGCGTCTTCGAGCGCGGCCACCACGTCGTCGGTGTCCGTCGTGACGTTGACCGCCAGGTCGGTGTCGAGGATCTCCTCGACCTGGGAGACGAACTCGACGGTCGTCTCCTCGAGTTGCGCTTTGCCCCGCTCGGTCCAGCGCTCTTCTTCGACGGTGGTCCCGGCGTCCGAGACGATCTCGACGACGTCCTCGGCGTAGGGACCGCGGGCCGCTTCGAGTTCGTCGCGGAGGTCGGCGAGGCGAGCCTCGTACTGCTCGCGCGGACTCTCCACGTCCTCGTCTTCGTCCTCGGGTTCGGGGAGGTCGGCCGCCTCGAGCATGCCCTCTATCTTGTCGAGTTTGGCCTCGACGGCGTCGAGGTCGGCTTCGGTTTCGGCGGCCTCGAGTTCGGCCTCGGCGTCGTCCAACTGCTCCTCGATGGAGTCCTGAGAAACCAGCTCCTGGGTGTCCTCCTCGTCGGCCGCCTGCTCGTCGGCTTCGGCCTCGGTCTCTGGCTCTTCGGTCTGCGCTTCAGTCTCCTCGTCGGCGGCGTCGGCCGCCTCCTCGTCCTCGCTCATGCTGCCCACCCCGTTGCGCTGACTCGGTCCATATGGTGGAAACTCGGTCCGTACGCATCAAGAGCGTTTCCCTTCCACCTCGCGGCGGGGTTCGCCGGCGGGGGAGGTTTCGTGGCAGTCGCGCCAGTAGAACCGCGGCCCCAGAAGCAGGTACGCCAGCGCGGCCCCCAGCAGCGCTCTCGGGAACGCCCGGTCGAACGCGAACGGAACCAGGATGGCGAGCGCCTGCACGCCGCCCATCGCCAGCGCGTCCCGGGCGTAGAGGTCCGGGTACGGAATGTCGGTCACCATCAGGTACGCGAACGCGCCGGTCGCGCCGAGGAGCACGGCGGCGTCGTCGACTCCCGCGAGGACGGCGGCGGCAAGCAGGGTCGCACAGAGCGTCGTCGGCACGCCCTCGGTGTGCTGGTTCGCGAGGTCGTAGGCGGTGTAGAGGCCGAGGCGGACGACCGCCATCGCGACGAACACCGCGGGGACGCAGAACGCGGCCGCGGTCGCGAGCGAGGGTTGGGTGAGGTTCCACTCCGCGCGCGCGACGACGAACACGAGCACCGCGGGCGCGACCCCGAACGAGGCCACGTCGGCCAGCGAGTCGAGGTACTCGCCGGCAGCCGTGCCGCCGGTCTTCCGGGCGATGACGCCGTCGAGGCCGTCGGCGACCGCCGCGAGCAACAGCAGGCGGGCGGCGA comes from the Halorussus vallis genome and includes:
- a CDS encoding phospholipase D-like domain-containing protein; amino-acid sequence: MRQERLVRRAPAARVVLALLLAGSLAAVCLAPAASAGSRPVPPAAGWDASDRTNATNATRSPTIAAVYPNPVAPDDVGEFVVLDVPRATNLSEYRLADGEANVSLPDATVSGRVALSADPETARNRTELRVLGLHGDLSLSNAGETVRLVGPAGARAGRADRSPDVTYADAPAGERWNRADSGAWRWTPLGATDFPVASVGPARARTFVLPDAPGVPVETLRSADDRLLLAGYTFTSERAADALVAADRRGATVRLLVEGAPVGGISSRQAELLDSLARKGIEVRVVAGPLARYAFHHPKYAVADDRALVLTENWKPSGTGGRASRGWGVVLRSEAAADRLATVFTADAGWRDAVPWREFRRGRTFEPGGPENGSFPSHFDPRTVSVESANIVVAPDNAEESVVSLLDSARESIRVQQVSIGGPGQPFLRAARRAARRGVEVRILLSSAWYVAEDNRALAARLNERADREGIPLTARVADPRGRYKKIHAKGVVVDGDAAVVGSLNWNNNSARENREVAVVLHGEAPAGYYAAVFDRDWRASSDGAGGVGRLPVGLLAAIVVGAVVAILVARREVTFEK
- a CDS encoding DUF7837 family putative zinc-binding protein; the encoded protein is MSAETKTLGRCPNCARAIPRDYLLIEYVSEGTPAKFAECPDCRDVVHPRDE
- a CDS encoding HEAT repeat domain-containing protein, with protein sequence MSEDEEAADAADEETEAQTEEPETEAEADEQAADEEDTQELVSQDSIEEQLDDAEAELEAAETEADLDAVEAKLDKIEGMLEAADLPEPEDEDEDVESPREQYEARLADLRDELEAARGPYAEDVVEIVSDAGTTVEEERWTERGKAQLEETTVEFVSQVEEILDTDLAVNVTTDTDDVVAALEDAAVAIGEAGLDPDDDAETIEELLAAAEELEAGVEEAETWEDLSTREQLQAEGFFDVLDHRKDYPPEWHALKIWEKRDRVDMVLLALEKLQSNFMEEHCVEALERMGNSESLDAMKQRAQRRDKPAIHIIGKIGDEDGLDAILDYIDADPGMAKPVLKAIGEIGSEETTQDVANQLVADDASVRSQAARSLGLIGDTRAIEPLADTLADDESGEVRASAAWALNQIGTERALEAVRPYSDDRDFLVQSEAEKAVENDVETVA
- a CDS encoding protein sorting system archaetidylserine synthase (This PssA-like phosphatidyltransferase, along with a PssD-like decarboxylase, is required in Haloarchaea for the archaeosortase ArtA to replace the PGF-CTERM sorting signal with a C-terminal lipid anchor.); its protein translation is MQPRFVGRLGLADAVTVTNAALGFLAAVAATVEPELAARLLLLAAVADGLDGVIARKTGGTAAGEYLDSLADVASFGVAPAVLVFVVARAEWNLTQPSLATAAAFCVPAVFVAMAVVRLGLYTAYDLANQHTEGVPTTLCATLLAAAVLAGVDDAAVLLGATGAFAYLMVTDIPYPDLYARDALAMGGVQALAILVPFAFDRAFPRALLGAALAYLLLGPRFYWRDCHETSPAGEPRREVEGKRS